In Candida albicans SC5314 chromosome 4, complete sequence, the genomic window AGTTAAATTATACAAAATGTAtgaataaaatatattcaattttttcgGTAGGCACTCAAGTGTTCATATAAGTAGATGGATCAACACCTTCTTCTGGGAACTCGGTGATTTTAACATCAAATCTGCTTTGAATCTTTTCCAAGACTTCCTCGTCTTCTTTagaagaaacaaaagagACAGCTAACCCCTTGGTACCAAATCTACCAGCTCTACCAACTCTATGTAAGTATTGATCAGCTTCGTTTGGCAAGTCATAGTTGATGGCCAAgttaattctttcaatatcaataccTCTACCGAAAACATCAGTGGAAACACAGATTCTCTTattaaattctttaaaAGATCTGTATCTTTCGattctttcttcttgtgGTAAACCAGAATGCACAGCAATCGATGGGAAGTTACAAGCACAcaacaatttgttcaattcgTTGGCTCTTCTAGTGGACTTGACGAAAATAATGACTTGGTTGAATTCCAATGAATCCAACAAGTCAGACAATTTTCTattcttctctttctcaTCCAATTTGATGTAGTATTGTTGCAAACCATGCAAGGTCAATTTGGCCTCATCGTCAACATAAATTTCCAATGGATTTTGCATAAATTTTTTACAAACTGGACGAATATCTTGAGATAAGGTGGCAGAAAACATCATAACTTGCTTTTGGTGAGGAGTGGCACGGAAGATATCTTGCACATCTCTTCTCATATCGATGGATTCCAAGACTTTGTCACattcatcaataacaaaCGACTTGACATTGTTCAATCTGATagctttttcttcaaccaAAGCATGTAATCTACCTGGAGTTGCCACTACAATATGTGGACATGTATCTTtgttctttaatttttcaatatcccTTTTGATTGGGGTACCACCATAGAACACATCAGTTTTAACATCTGGCATGTACTTGGAAAATCTGGCATATTCGTTACGGATTTGGTAGGCCAATTCTCTAGTATGACAAATAACCAAAGTGGAAATTTCACCTGGAACTGGGTCTAATTGTTGCAATGTTGACAATACAAAAACAGCAGTTTTACCCAAACCAGACTTGGCCTGACACAAAACATCAGTTCCCAAAATGGATTGAGGAATACAAACTTGTTGGACTagaattcaaaaatgtTAGTAATCAGCGTTCAAGTGAAAGAGCAAAGCGCCCTCCTTTAGTCTATTCACATTACATACCTTCAGAAGGATGTTCAAAACCACAATCCCCAATTGCTCTCAACAATTCTGGTTTCAATAAAAAGTCTCTGAAACCGGTGGCATGGATACCAACATAAGATCCTTTTTTATCACTTTCTTTATCATTAGATTGAGCTTCACCAGAAGCTTGAGTGGTGGTTGAAACAGCAATTTCTTCAGAATCTGAATaatctaataattcttcttgaCCTTCGTGAGACATGATTGGTTGTATGTTTGTATGATAAACAGTGGTAAtggttgttgctgttgtttttttcttgctgGTCGCctttcatatttttttttcagatGTTGGCAAAAATGgactgaaaaaaaaatcgaaaaaaaagttgaaagCTGCGGTCGTGTCTCATG contains:
- the SUB2 gene encoding ATP-dependent RNA helicase (Putative TREX complex component with a predicted role in nuclear mRNA export; transcription is regulated by Mig1; Hap43-induced gene; Spider biofilm repressed), whose protein sequence is MSHEGQEELLDYSDSEEIAVSTTTQASGEAQSNDKESDKKGSYVGIHATGFRDFLLKPELLRAIGDCGFEHPSEVQQVCIPQSILGTDVLCQAKSGLGKTAVFVLSTLQQLDPVPGEISTLVICHTRELAYQIRNEYARFSKYMPDVKTDVFYGGTPIKRDIEKLKNKDTCPHIVVATPGRLHALVEEKAIRLNNVKSFVIDECDKVLESIDMRRDVQDIFRATPHQKQVMMFSATLSQDIRPVCKKFMQNPLEIYVDDEAKLTLHGLQQYYIKLDEKEKNRKLSDLLDSLEFNQVIIFVKSTRRANELNKLLCACNFPSIAVHSGLPQEERIERYRSFKEFNKRICVSTDVFGRGIDIERINLAINYDLPNEADQYLHRVGRAGRFGTKGLAVSFVSSKEDEEVLEKIQSRFDVKITEFPEEGVDPSTYMNT